GCtgatgaaccccttatctactagCTCTTGCAAGTGATTTTTCAACTCCTTCAGTTTATTTGGTGCCATATGGTAAGGAACCTTATGCACtagagccgctccaggttccaagtcgaTGGGGAACTCTAAGTCGCGAACATGAGGCAAACCATCCACAAACATATTAGGGAACTCCTCCACAACTGGGATATCCGTTACAGACTTCTTCATAGACGGTGTAGGCACCACTTGAACCAAAAATGCATCCGCCCCACTCGCTAAGTCCTTCTTCGCTTGAATTGCATATATGACTACAAGTCTTGCCTTCAGCTTGCTTCCCACAAACTCCAAATAGTCCCCTCCAGGGAGATGGAAATTGACTACCTGACTCCGACAATTGATGCTAGCAAAATGCAGATACAACCAATCCATTCCAAGAATAATGTCGAACCTGAGTAACTTGAACACGATCAGATCTGCATCAAGTGTCCTCCCACTGAAATCCGAAGGACAATCTAATGCTACTTTTGAGCACAACACACTCTCACCATTAGGTAGTGCCATTACCAGAGATTGTGGTAAGGGTTCCATAACTAGGTTGCATATCCAAGCTAAAGTAGCGGACACAAATGACTGAGACGCACCCGAATCAAGCAAAGTATaggcataaaactcatacaaacgaacccAACCTAATGGAATCATAACTATCAATGAAATCCAAAGATCAATAATTCTAAAAGCttggattagatccataccGGTAATGACTCCTGATTCTTGAGTCTCTAGAGCCTCATTGTCAACATTGCCGGGGGTCACTGCATAAACCCAAGGTTGCACTACTTGCCTCTAGTTGGCCCTACCACCAAGTCAGCCTCCACGGCTCCCTTGAGTTGGGTTAGGGCACTCGCGAGCAAAGTGCCCTATCTGGCCACATCTAAAACACTTGGTCCCACCTTGTCGGCACTCGCCTTTGTGGGATCTGTTACATCTACTGTAGATTGGAGTTCGACCTCCCATACGTACACTGGAGGCTACCTGTGGTCGGGCCCCAGTCCTTGATACAAACTTATGTGGCAACTTGGAACTGCTCACTTTTC
This sequence is a window from Carya illinoinensis cultivar Pawnee chromosome 9, C.illinoinensisPawnee_v1, whole genome shotgun sequence. Protein-coding genes within it:
- the LOC122276984 gene encoding uncharacterized protein LOC122276984 — encoded protein: MDLIQAFRIIDLWISLIVMIPLGWVRLYEFYAYTLLDSGASQSFVSATLAWICNLVMEPLPQSLVMALPNGESVLCSKVALDCPSDFSGRTLDADLIVFKLLRFDIILGMDWLYLHFASINCRSQVVNFHLPGGDYLEFVGSKLKARLVVIYAIQAKKDLASGADAFLVQVVPTPSMKKSVTDIPVVEEFPNMFVDGLPHVRDLEFPIDLEPGAALVHKVPYHMAPNKLKELKNHLQELVDKGFISLVLRLGEYRCCLLRRRMIPSKCVLITKSSTR